The following proteins come from a genomic window of Mucinivorans hirudinis:
- a CDS encoding PhnB protein (putative DNA binding 3-demethylubiquinone-9 3-methyltransferase domain protein) translates to MKIKPYLIFNGNAEEAANRYAEILGGRIENLNRYGDCMPNVPEEYKNKIAHICFFVGDEVMGMADSEPGTATTFGTGNIITLHYDNEEQIKDAYEKLSVGGVTRLPLQPTFFAKQYAELTDCYGVAWCLIIE, encoded by the coding sequence ATGAAAATCAAACCTTATCTAATTTTCAACGGCAATGCCGAAGAGGCGGCGAACCGTTATGCAGAGATTCTTGGCGGCAGAATCGAAAATCTGAATCGTTATGGCGACTGTATGCCCAATGTACCAGAGGAATACAAAAATAAAATCGCCCATATCTGCTTCTTTGTCGGAGACGAAGTTATGGGAATGGCAGATTCCGAGCCGGGCACAGCAACAACTTTCGGCACGGGTAACATCATCACGCTGCACTACGACAACGAGGAGCAAATCAAAGATGCCTACGAAAAACTATCAGTTGGTGGCGTGACTCGCCTTCCGCTGCAACCGACATTCTTTGCGAAGCAATATGCAGAACTAACCGACTGCTACGGTGTTGCGTGGTGTTTGAT